The Candidatus Eremiobacterota bacterium nucleotide sequence GGGCAAAGCGCGGCGTCGCCTCCACCTCAAATGCTTTCCCCGCCTGCCGATATCTTTAGCGAGCGAGCAGCGTCCTAAAGCTGCTCGCCTCGTGTCCATTGGACTGGGAAGGGTGCAGGGTGCAAGGATGACCACCGCCGTTCTGTCGGAAACCGACAAAAACACGCTCAAACAGCAGATTACGGCCGCGATCGCGGCCCACCACGCCTGGATGGGCCGGCTCAAGACCGCGGCCGAGTACGGGCGCAGCAGCGTCGACGTGGAGACCACCGCGAAGGAAGACGTCTGCCCGATCGGGATCTGGCTGACCCGCGAAATCTCCGCGACGCTCAAGGCGCGGCCGCTGTACGCGCGCTCGCGCTCGCTGCACGCACAGTTCCACCGTGAAGCGGCGCGGGTGCTCGGGATGGCGCTGGCGCGCGACGCGCGGGCGAAGGCCGAGCTCGCCGAGGGCAGCGCGTTCTCGGCCGTGGCGAACGAGTTGCGCCGCACGCTGTACGACTGGCTGGTCGAGGTCGGCTAAGCGCCGGCTCGCGGCGCGGTCTCCGGTCGGCCGGGTTGATCCGGGCGGCCGAGCGGGGTATACTGCTCCCTGACCGACCATTCGGTAGGGAGAGGATCGAACGCTCATGCCCATGACCGCGCCGAACCAGAACCAGCTCGTGGTGCCCGCCGGCGGGTTCACGCCGTACCCCGAGGTCCCGCAGCCGAACATCTTCCCGATGGAGTGGCGGGTCGAGACGCCCAAGCTCGCCGAGCTCTACGAGCGCGCGAAGCGGCACGTCTGGAACCCGTCCGACTTTCCGTGGGACGCGCTGCGCGCCGAGGACTTCACCGAAGAGCAGCGGCTCGGGATCATGTACTGGTACGCGGTGCTGGCGAACTTCGACGGCAGCGGCCCGGCGGTGTTCGCGAAGGCGACGATTCACGCGTTCGAGACGCACCAGGAAGATCCGATTCGCAAGTGCTTCTTCTCGATCACGCAC carries:
- a CDS encoding CZB domain-containing protein, whose protein sequence is MTTAVLSETDKNTLKQQITAAIAAHHAWMGRLKTAAEYGRSSVDVETTAKEDVCPIGIWLTREISATLKARPLYARSRSLHAQFHREAARVLGMALARDARAKAELAEGSAFSAVANELRRTLYDWLVEVG